Proteins from a single region of Cydia splendana chromosome 9, ilCydSple1.2, whole genome shotgun sequence:
- the LOC134794049 gene encoding caspase-6-like, with amino-acid sequence MIIFNHENFISGPKRQGTALDVAALERTFKQFRFDVTTHNDLTEKGLFVELKKFSRRDFSASGCLCVAILTHGQDHGYLRAFDTRYCERDVIACFDARLNPSLVAKPIIILIQACRGRQPASVVEVRSKDVSEPVQTVELDAVLPTEKYRRPMDSDIIMFHSSFFGRASIRVVEEGTWFIQNLCEQIRLHAATDHFEKLCRRVRTIVAHMEYEGAKQMPVVTSTLLKKLYLKKAPSSSDLDNI; translated from the exons ATGATTATTTTCAATCATGAAAACTTTATTAGCGGACCGAAAAGACAAGGCACAGCTTTAGATGTAGCAGCATTAGAAAGAACATTTAAACAATTTCGATTTGATGTGACCACTCACAATGATCTAACGGAAAAAGGATTGTTTGTTGAACTGAAAAAAT TTAGCAGAAGGGACTTCAGTGCCAGCGGCTGTCTTTGCGTGGCGATCCTGACTCACGGACAAGACCACGGCTATCTAAGGGCATTTGACACACGTTACTGCGAAAGAGATGTAATCGCCTGCTTTGACGCTCGTCTCAATCCCAGCTTGGTAGCTAAACCCATCATAATTTTAATTCAG GCATGTCGGGGTCGACAACCTGCTTCCGTTGTGGAAGTGCGAAGCAAAGATGTATCTGAACCTGTTCAGACTGTGGAACTAGATGCTGTATTACCAACAGAGAAATATCGCAGGCCCATGGACTCAGATATAATCATGTTTCATAGCTCTTTCTTTGGAAGAGCCTCTATCAG agtGGTTGAAGAAGGCACGTGGTTCATACAAAATCTTTGCGAGCAAATAAGACTGCACGCCGCCACAGACCACTTCGAAAAGTTGTGCCGAAGGGTTCGAACCATCGTTGCTCACATGGAGTATGAAGGGGCCAAGCAAATGCCAGTAGTTACCTCAACGTTACTCAAAAAGCTATATCTTAAAAAGGCACCTTCTAGTTCAGACTTAGATAACATTTAA